A window of the Procambarus clarkii isolate CNS0578487 chromosome 79, FALCON_Pclarkii_2.0, whole genome shotgun sequence genome harbors these coding sequences:
- the LOC123764474 gene encoding probable diacyglycerol O-acyltransferase tgs1, with protein MMTWNGWWLCVAAVSQCVVGLIIVMVAVPLVVPVLAVLWVWRCVVMMVVQGIHGGGVYAASGMDALFALDSTGARAAICGVAVLRGQVSVATVRNRLAARITEVQDTRGRFVHAKFRQVVEKRCGVVVWLPETNFHINNHVRELHQRLLDDEDDMLREMSARVNLPFVPGQSKWEVLVAPLRNPATDKCCEWTHTAVIVRFHHTLGDGRSVMRLISTLVDPPPSDILPHPATSSCSRASRAAHLLWSLTHVPWVLLRLLKRTDASALHGPRLSGTKFLVWSPPLSLAALKTGRALAGVSVNDLLLAGLAAALCRYFTEEAREVHPQVITVVPVDLTPPGTPLVLTNHFSLCTVPLPTCAMSKRSRLMTVHRRLEVLKHSPDVMVNFLVLDLVANLLPAPLARRALATHGVTMVASNMPGPSDQIQMFGEVVEDLMFWIPNKSRTGLGVSMLSYRGSIRLGLNVDSALIPSKTLASQLMEHTTAEVSAILAELANSEIKSEEIHLPEGGESYSSISIGGISEVVATHSTDEYDDDGAGVGSFSYFEMRGSSDRRTIDNSVTSFENEVLCPSEDQYLLGRVSRSSASRSPRSDLELEKTFHEIKRHKFELSDIHLEISDDNQIEDR; from the exons ATGATGACTTGGAATGGTTGGTGGTTGTGCGTGGCGGCGGTgagccagtgtgtggtggggctgattATTGTGATGGTGGCAGTGCCACTGGTGGTGCCAGTGCTGGCGGTGCTGtgggtgtggcggtgtgtggtgatgatggtggtgcaaGGCATCCACGGAGGTGGCGTCTACGCCGCGTCGGGGATGGATGCGCTGTTCGCCCTGGATTCGACAGGTGCGCGGGCGGCGATCTGCGGAGTCGCGGTGCTGCGCGGACAGGTAAGCGTCGCTACGGTCAGGAATCGCCTAGCTGCGCGGATTACGGAGGTTCAGGACACCCGCGGACGCTTCGTACACGCAAAGTTCCGCCAAGTGGTGGAGAAGCGGtgcggtgtggtggtgtggctacCGGAGACGAACTTCCACATTAACAACCACGTGAGGGAGCTGCACCAGCGACTCCTCGACGACGAGGACGACATGCTGAGGGAAATGAGCGCCAGAGTCAACCTGCCATTCGTGCCCGGACAGTCTAAGTGGGAAGTGCTGGTGGCGCCACTGAGGAACCCTGCCACTGACAAgtgctgcgagtggacacacacgGCTGTTATCGTCAGGTTCCACCACACCCTAGGAGACGGCCGGTCTGTAATGAGGCTGATATCAACTCTGGTTGATCCTCCACCATCGGATATCCTGCCTCATCCTGCCACCAGCTCCTGCAGCAGGGCATCCCGCGCTGCACACCTGCTGTGGTCGCTGACCCACGTGCCCTGGGTGCTGCTCAGGCTGCTGAAGAGGACTGACGCCTCAGCCCTCCACGGCCCCAGGCTTTCCGGGACTAAATTCCTCGTCTGgtctccgcctctctctctcgcGGCACTCAAAACTGGACGAGCTCTCGCCGGCGTCTCCGTCAACGACCTCCTCCTGGCGGGCCTGGCAGCGGCACTCTGCAG GTACTTCACGGAGGAGGCGAGGGAGGTGCACCCCCAGGTGATCACCGTCGTACCTGTGGACCTAACTCCTCCTGGTACCCCGCTCGTCCTCACCAACCACTTCTCCTTGTGCACCGTACCGCTGCCCACCT GTGCGATGAGCAAAAGGAGTCGCCTGATGACGGTCCACCGACGCCTGGAGGTACTCAAGCATTCCCCGGACGTCATGGTTAACTTCTTGGTACTGGATCTGGTGGCTAACCTCCTCCCGGCGCCGCTGGCCCGTCGGGCCCTGGCTACCCACGGGGTCACTATGGTGGCCTCCAATATGCCCG GTCCTTCGGACCAGATCCAGATGTTTGGAGAAGTTGTTGAAGACTTAATGTTTTGGATTCCTAACAAAAGCAGAACAG GTCTCGGGGTATCCATGCTGAGCTATCGGGGCTCCATCCGCTTGGGGCTCAACGTGGACTCAGCACTCATACCTTCCAAGACTTTGGCTAGTCAGCTGATGGAACACACAACAGCCGAAGTCAGCGCCATCCTGGCGGAGCTGGCGAACTCTGAGATCAAGTCAGAGGAGATtcatctccctgaaggtggcgaaAGCTACAGCAGCATCAGCATCGGCGGGATATCGGAGGTGGTGGCGACGCACAGCACGGACGAGTACGATGACGACGGAGCTGGCGTCGGGTCCTTCAGCTACTTCGAAATGCGCGGCAGTTCCGACAGAAGGACGATTGACAACTCAGTCACGTCCTTTGAAAACGAAGTCCTCTGTCCTTCCGAAGACCAATACTTATTAGGAAGAGTTTCGCGAAGCAGCGCGTCTCGCTCGCCAAGGAGCGACTTGGAATTAGAAAAGACTTTCCACGAAATCAAACGTCACAAGTTTGAGCTGAGTGACATACACCTGGAAATCTCAGACGATAATCAGATTGAAGACAGATGA